A genome region from Mesorhizobium sp. B2-1-8 includes the following:
- the purF gene encoding amidophosphoribosyltransferase — protein MADADDVLSAEADDHFHDECGVFGIFGRQDAAAIVTLGLHALQHRGQEAAGIVSYDGTQFHVERHVGLIGDTFTKQRVIDSLQGNRAIGHTRYATTGGAGMRNIQPFFAELADGGFAVAHNGNLTNAMTVQRALQKQGAIFSSTSDTETLLHLVATSKERDLNSRFIDAVRQVEGAFSLVAMTAKKMIGCRDPLGIRPLVLGDLDGAWILASETCALDIIGARFVRDLKPGEMVVVTSKGIESLFPFEPQKTRFCIFEYVYFARPDSSVEGRNVYEVRKRIGAELAQENPVEADIVVPVPDSGTPAAIGFSQAAGIPFELGIIRNHYVGRTFIQPGDSIRHMGVKLKHNANRRMIEGKRVVLVDDSIVRGTTSQKIVQMVRDAGAKEVHMRIASPPTSASCFYGVDTPEKSKLLASRMSVEEMAEFIRVDSLGFLSINGLYRAVGEASRDDEQPQFCDACFTGQYPTRLLDFEGHDNVRTLSLLATSGA, from the coding sequence ATGGCAGACGCAGACGACGTGCTTTCCGCCGAGGCTGACGATCATTTCCATGACGAATGCGGAGTCTTCGGCATCTTTGGCCGGCAGGATGCGGCAGCCATCGTCACACTCGGCCTGCATGCGCTGCAGCATCGCGGCCAGGAAGCGGCCGGCATCGTCTCCTACGACGGCACCCAGTTCCATGTCGAACGCCATGTCGGCCTGATCGGCGACACCTTCACCAAGCAACGCGTCATCGATAGCCTGCAAGGCAACCGCGCGATCGGCCACACGCGTTACGCCACCACTGGCGGCGCCGGCATGCGCAACATCCAGCCCTTCTTCGCCGAATTGGCCGATGGCGGCTTCGCTGTGGCCCACAACGGCAACCTCACCAACGCGATGACCGTGCAACGGGCCTTGCAGAAGCAGGGCGCGATCTTCTCCTCCACCTCCGACACCGAGACGCTTTTGCATCTGGTCGCGACCAGCAAGGAGCGCGACCTCAATTCGCGCTTCATCGACGCGGTGCGCCAGGTCGAGGGCGCCTTCTCGCTGGTGGCGATGACGGCCAAGAAGATGATCGGCTGCCGCGACCCGCTCGGCATCCGTCCGCTGGTGCTGGGCGATCTCGACGGCGCCTGGATCCTGGCCTCCGAGACCTGCGCGCTCGACATCATCGGCGCCCGCTTCGTGCGCGACCTGAAGCCCGGCGAGATGGTCGTCGTCACTTCCAAGGGCATCGAGAGCCTGTTCCCATTCGAACCACAGAAGACCCGATTCTGCATTTTCGAATATGTCTATTTTGCCCGGCCCGACTCTTCGGTCGAGGGCCGCAATGTCTATGAGGTGCGCAAGCGCATCGGCGCCGAACTGGCGCAGGAGAATCCGGTCGAGGCCGACATCGTCGTGCCGGTGCCGGACTCGGGCACGCCGGCGGCAATCGGCTTCAGCCAGGCGGCGGGCATTCCCTTCGAACTCGGCATCATCCGCAACCACTATGTCGGCCGCACCTTCATCCAGCCCGGCGATTCGATCCGCCACATGGGCGTCAAGCTCAAGCACAACGCCAATCGCCGCATGATCGAGGGCAAGCGCGTGGTGCTGGTCGACGATTCCATCGTGCGCGGCACCACCAGCCAGAAGATCGTGCAGATGGTGCGCGACGCCGGCGCCAAGGAAGTGCACATGCGCATCGCCTCGCCGCCGACCAGCGCGTCGTGCTTCTACGGCGTCGACACGCCGGAGAAGTCGAAGCTGCTGGCATCGCGCATGTCGGTGGAAGAAATGGCCGAGTTCATCCGCGTCGATTCGCTCGGCTTCCTGTCGATCAACGGGCTCTACCGAGCCGTCGGCGAGGCCAGCCGCGACGACGAACAGCCGCAGTTCTGCGATGCGTGCTTCACCGGCCAGTACCCGACCCGCCTGCTCGACTTCGAAGGCCACGACAATGTGCGCACGCTGTCGCTGCTGGCGACGAGCGGGGCGTAG
- a CDS encoding SDR family NAD(P)-dependent oxidoreductase, translating to MTLDLTGRVAVVTGASRGIGYFIARELAAAGAHVIAVARTVGGLEELDDQIKAAGGQATLVPLDLADMAGIDRLGGAIHERWGKLDILVANAGVLGVISPIGHVEAKTFEKVMTINVTSTWRLIRSVDPLLRLSDAGRAIILSSNVAHSARAFWGPYAASKAAVETMMRSWAHETQNLPLRVNAADPGATRTAMRAQAVPGEDPETLPHPSEIAKRIVPLASPDLKETGLIFQAKHNRFVAYRQPE from the coding sequence ATGACCCTCGATCTTACCGGCCGCGTTGCGGTCGTCACCGGCGCCTCGCGCGGCATCGGCTATTTCATCGCCAGGGAACTGGCGGCCGCCGGTGCGCACGTCATCGCGGTTGCCCGCACCGTCGGTGGACTGGAAGAGCTCGACGACCAGATCAAGGCGGCCGGCGGCCAGGCGACGCTGGTCCCGCTCGATCTCGCAGACATGGCCGGCATCGACCGGCTGGGCGGCGCCATCCATGAGCGCTGGGGCAAGCTCGACATCCTCGTCGCCAATGCCGGCGTGCTCGGCGTCATCTCGCCGATCGGCCATGTCGAGGCCAAGACCTTCGAAAAGGTGATGACCATCAACGTCACCTCGACCTGGCGGCTGATCCGCTCCGTCGACCCGCTGCTGCGGCTTTCGGATGCCGGCCGGGCGATTATTCTGTCTTCGAACGTCGCGCATTCGGCGCGCGCCTTCTGGGGGCCTTACGCTGCATCGAAGGCGGCAGTGGAGACCATGATGCGCTCCTGGGCGCATGAGACGCAAAACCTGCCGCTGCGCGTCAATGCCGCCGACCCCGGCGCCACCCGCACCGCGATGCGCGCGCAAGCCGTGCCCGGTGAAGATCCCGAGACATTGCCGCACCCCTCCGAGATCGCCAAACGCATCGTGCCGCTGGCCAGCCCGGACCTCAAAGAGACCGGGCTGATCTTCCAGGCCAAGCACAACCGCTTCGTCGCCTACCGGCAACCGGAATAA